In Desulfovibrio sp. UIB00, the sequence GCTTTTTAAACAGAATGCGCACTTCTGGCTGATGATGGCACACGCATACCGGCACATGGCGCGGGCAGCGGCAGCCTTCTGCCCAATGTCGCATGGCCTGCTTGACCATGCGGTCTTCAAGCGAATGAAACGTTATGATGGCAAGCCTGCCGCCAATGGGCAGATATGCCAGGATGTTATCAAGAAAACGCCGTAGTTCGCCCAGCTCATCGTTGACGGCCATGCGCAAGGCCTGAAAGGTGCGCGTGGCCGGATGCCGCCTGGCCTTGGCCCGCCAAGCGGCGGGATAGGCCTTTTCCACCAGGGCCGCCAGTTCTGCGGTGGTGTCTATGCTGGCCTTCTGACGCGATTCCACAATTACGCGGGCAATGCGCCCGGCCTGTGGTTCTTCGCCCAGCATGGCGATACATTCCTTGAGCCTTGCAAAGCTCTCGCGGTTGACCCAGTGCCAGGCCGATGGCTGGCCGGAATTCTGATCCATACGCATATCAAGCGGGCCATCGCCGTGAAAGCTGAAACCGCGTTCGGCCTCATCAAGCTGGAGCGAAGACACGCCGATATCCAGCAGCGCGCCGTCCACCTTGTTCCAGCCCAGTTCTGCCAGCGCATCGGGAAAATTGCTGTAATTGCAATGAAAAATGTGAGCGCGGTCGCCAAAGGGGGCCAACCGCTGACGCGCAAGAGCCATGGCGTCTTCGTCCCGGTCGAGGCCGCACAGTTCGATGTCGCTGGCGGTGCCGAGCACTGCCGAGGCATGGCCGCCCATCCCCAGGGTGCCGTCCAGATAACGGCCCCCGGCGCGGGGCGAAAGAGCCTCCAGCGTTTCCGCCGGAAGCACCGGCACGTGCCGCACGGGTTCTGCGATGTTATCCAAAATTTCCGTCATGGTGCGGCCTATAGACTGAGAGTTATGCCAAGCCCGGAAAGCTCGTCGGACACATCCTCAAGCTGGAGGGCATTGAAGCGTTCCTGATCCCAGATTTCAAATTTGTTCAGCATGCCCACAAGCATTGCATCCTTGTGCAAACCAGCCTCGCGCATCAGCACCTGCGGAATACGCACCCGCCCTTGGGCATCGGGTTCAAGTTCCTGGGCAAGGCCCATAACCTTTGTTTTGAAGTGCGAAAGCCTGGGTGAGGGCATGGGAATACTGCCAAGCTGTTCTGTAACCATGTCCCAGTCGGCGGGCAGATATGCCACCAGGCGTCCGTAAAAAGCGGTAAGCCAAAACGTCCCAGAGCCGCCGTCCGCGTAGAGTCCTTCGCGGTATTCCGGCGGCAGCATGAGTCGCCCCTTGGGGTCTAGGCTGCGGGAAAGGCTTTTTGTGAACAGTTTTTTCACTTTTTCCCACTTCTTACTACTTGTTACCACTTTTTCCCACTTATGCCCCAAGCCCCACACCGTGTCAAGCAATGTCGCAAAATTGGCTTTATCTGCGAATTATCTGGCGATCAGCCAGCCAGTTTCCGCCCATTTTTGCGGTGGTAATAAGTGGCAAGTTACCACTGCCAACCCTTCAGGGATGCAGGGCAAAAAATAACGCCCATCATTTCCGCAGAAGCAAAAAGCCACCAGGCGGACAACATGGGCGCAGTTTCAACGCGTTTGCGCCGAATGCCTTGACAATATGCGGGAAAACCAAGACTATTTGGATCAAGCCGGAACTGTAAATTTTGTACTTTTGCGCCCTTGCGCCACCGGTTTCAGCCAAAAGGAACAGATATGAGAACGAAAATTGTCGCTACTATCGGTCCCGCCTCCAACAGCAAAGAAAAACTGCACGAACTGGCAGAGGCCGGTGTCAGTGTATTTCGCCTTAATTTTTCGCACGGCGGCGCGGCGGACTTTGTTGCCATCATCCAGAGCATCCGAGAGGTGGAAGCGGCCATCGGGCGGCCCATCACCATCATGCAGGATCTTTCCGGCCCCAAAATCCGTCTTGGAGTGCTGCCCGAAACCAGCATAACCGTCACCAAGGGCATGGAGCTGCTGCTCGGCCCCAGCGACCGCCATGTGGACGATTTCCCCTATCTGCCCTTTGACCACGATGTGATCCTTGAAAGCCTCGAGCCCGGCGACCGCATGGTGCTGGCTGACGGCGGACTTCAGTTTGTGGTTACTGAGTGCCGCGCGGACGGCCTCGTGATGCTCAAGGCGGACAACTCCGGCATCGTCACCTCGCGCAAGGGGCTGGCCCTGCCCGGCAAGGCCACCAAGGTTCGCGCCCTGACGGAAAAGGACAAAAAAGACCTTGCGGACGGCCTCAAACTTGGCGTGGACGCAGTGGCAATCTCCTATGTGCAGACTGCGGACGACGTGCGTGAAGCCAAGGAGCTTATCGCCGCTGCCGGCAAAAACCTGCCAGTGGTCGTCAAGCTTGAACGGCAGAGCGCCGTGGACAACCTTGCAGAAATTCTGCACGAGACTGACGTCGTCATGGTGGCTCGCGGCGACCTTGGAGTGGAATGCCCCCTGCCCCTTCTGCCCGCGCTGCAAAAACGCATCATCAGCGCATGCAACAAGGCCTCCAAGCCGGTGATTGTTGCCACGCAGATGCTGCTCTCCATGGTCAACAGCCCTGCCCCCACTCGCGCGGAGACCACAGACGTGGCCAATGCCGTGCTTGACGGCGCGGACTGCGTGATGCTTTCGGAAGAAACCGCCATGGGCAACTTCCCCGTTGAAACGGTGCGCTACATGCGCCGTATCACGGACGAAGCCGAACGCCTGCTGCTGCTCAACCGCAAGCTTGAAGAGCCGGACAGCGACAAGGGCATACCGGAATTTCTGGCCTACTCCGCCTGCCTGCTGGCAGACAAGGCTTCGGCCAAGGCCATTGTGTCGCACAGTCTTTCGGGCAGTTCGGCCCGGCAGGTCTCTGCCCGCCGCCCCCCGCAAAGCATCTATGCGCTCACGCCTGACCCGGTTTCCATCAAGGCGCTCAACTTCGTCTGGGGCGTGAGGCCGGTTTTTGTGGAAAATCCGCAGGAAGAACCAAGCCACCTTATCCGGGCCGAGAGCTTTATTCACAACAGCCCGGATTTTGAACCTGACGACTGCGCGGTTATTACCGCTGGTCAGGT encodes:
- a CDS encoding division/cell wall cluster transcriptional repressor MraZ, producing the protein MKKLFTKSLSRSLDPKGRLMLPPEYREGLYADGGSGTFWLTAFYGRLVAYLPADWDMVTEQLGSIPMPSPRLSHFKTKVMGLAQELEPDAQGRVRIPQVLMREAGLHKDAMLVGMLNKFEIWDQERFNALQLEDVSDELSGLGITLSL
- the pyk gene encoding pyruvate kinase, producing MRTKIVATIGPASNSKEKLHELAEAGVSVFRLNFSHGGAADFVAIIQSIREVEAAIGRPITIMQDLSGPKIRLGVLPETSITVTKGMELLLGPSDRHVDDFPYLPFDHDVILESLEPGDRMVLADGGLQFVVTECRADGLVMLKADNSGIVTSRKGLALPGKATKVRALTEKDKKDLADGLKLGVDAVAISYVQTADDVREAKELIAAAGKNLPVVVKLERQSAVDNLAEILHETDVVMVARGDLGVECPLPLLPALQKRIISACNKASKPVIVATQMLLSMVNSPAPTRAETTDVANAVLDGADCVMLSEETAMGNFPVETVRYMRRITDEAERLLLLNRKLEEPDSDKGIPEFLAYSACLLADKASAKAIVSHSLSGSSARQVSARRPPQSIYALTPDPVSIKALNFVWGVRPVFVENPQEEPSHLIRAESFIHNSPDFEPDDCAVITAGQVKGSSATPRGTNLVKIYWK
- the rsmH gene encoding 16S rRNA (cytosine(1402)-N(4))-methyltransferase RsmH, which produces MTEILDNIAEPVRHVPVLPAETLEALSPRAGGRYLDGTLGMGGHASAVLGTASDIELCGLDRDEDAMALARQRLAPFGDRAHIFHCNYSNFPDALAELGWNKVDGALLDIGVSSLQLDEAERGFSFHGDGPLDMRMDQNSGQPSAWHWVNRESFARLKECIAMLGEEPQAGRIARVIVESRQKASIDTTAELAALVEKAYPAAWRAKARRHPATRTFQALRMAVNDELGELRRFLDNILAYLPIGGRLAIITFHSLEDRMVKQAMRHWAEGCRCPRHVPVCVCHHQPEVRILFKKPVTATPEELAVNPRSSSAKLRAVEKIAEATGS